The Mauremys reevesii isolate NIE-2019 linkage group 1, ASM1616193v1, whole genome shotgun sequence genome segment aactgcaggttcaaatcaagtctctggagtacatccccagctgggatggatcattcagtcctttgttcagagcttcagtttgcaaCAAGTttcctccagaagtaagaagcaggattgaagacaagatggaggagatgcagcagcattttatagtctcttgccatgtggcctCTGCTTTCTTTGTTCCAAAGACAAGCTACCCAGCACATGGAatggaaaaaccttagagttctgtccataggcatgtccctgcatgccttgctgagtcacagggtCTATCTGCCTtgtctcaatgggtcagttgtacagctgatggtccttaatgggccatccagcaggctaggcagtgctgatgccagatTGTCTGgggtatcacccagaagcacagcacaagtttgaaatacagacagtatagagctaatacttataactttaaatgcaaaatgatacatgcatgcagagagcataatcataaccagcaaatcacaaccttttcatagacacttCACATggcaacctttgtacaatatttgctgcaaatgtataacagtggtagcaacaatgacctatacggtcacagtttctgtcaataacatcacaccacTGCCTGCATGATCTGCTGAAGGGGCATTGAACAgggtggagggggctgcacagagatggaGAGGGCTGGTTAGAGTAGCTGACGGGCACAATACCTCAGCCATAGACTGGTCACGAGGTTTCATGCCGAGAGTGCAGCCATAGACTCCGTCAGTGCAACCATTATTTATGCTATGAGGGAGAGGCAGATCAAAAGCCTCCAATTTCTCTTGGGGAtcccaggcagctgcagctgggcagcatcATGGCAGCTGAGCTTTCAGAGAAAAGTGATCCATTTTCTATGAAAAGTCATCcaaaaaaaataatgaataaaaataaaacattttagtttAGGTCATAATTTGTCATGGTGGGGGGAAACTCTCTGTTTTTCAGCCCAGCTCTGGCTCAAACAATGAGCCTCTATCTCTCGTATTGCAGGACTACACCCCTAGGTGGCAGCAGTAGCCCCCCCATCAGGCTCCCAAAGAGAGCAACCCCTGGACCTCTGTTAGGGTGGCTATGCCATTTCTATAACACAGGAAGCCCCTGGAAAAGGCTTGTCTTTAGCAGACCATACATGAGTGGAATAATTTAAAAGCCGAAGAACGGACATATTGGATCAGATCAATTTTCCatccagtccagtgtcctgtcttctgacagtggccagtgcaggtatttcagagggaattaacagaacagggcagttatcgaGTGATCctgtgacagatttctgttaccaGTCTGCCAGTGGCATCAGTTGATCAGGCTGATGCCTCAGGATcgtttggggaggagatgacataacacaccaagtgtctaaattttaatgctttattaataaaataataaaatcacgACACAGAGTgctgggaacactcccacatcactcaggggtaGAAGGAAAGTgttagtgccccaagccctaacccactttcatactcgcACACACACGGCCCAGACTGGCCAAGTTTGGGTGCAATATCAGAAgaagggggaggaagggtggACGAGGGGgctgtcctgggcccaggccgTCCAAGGATCCACTGTGCTCTCCGAATTGCTCtagctctcaggagggttttaagtcctgAGCTTCTTTGGGGGTGTTCCATTTCACGacctctgttcctggtgctctTTGTGCCAGTCCAAGCCGCTTTCTGTggtctctttccctttccccaaACACCCCGGCTTGGCACCGCTCCCTCTCTTGTCGTCCCATCTGTGTTTTCAGATTCTGCAGCCCTGggctttgttttcttctttgctGGCCTTGCTGTCTTGCAGGTGCACGTCTGTGCAGTGGGATTTTTTCTCATGGCTGCTCAGGCAACTTTCAAGCCCCCGTCTTTCTTAGCTCACAGCCAAATACCAGCTGTGAGCTACAACCTTGGGCTGGCTGAAGTGTTGAATTAACTCGTTCTCTgatctcttcttcttcccccaccccttctcggCCTCTCGTACCCTgtaaaggaaacttccactccccACTCGcacacctttgaccctccccaaaatgctttgtgatgcttgcaacagcgttagcaatatacagtgctgatctgccttcccAGGGGACACCTTGaggggagggggccattgggttgTGACAATCCATTCCCTGCATCTCctcccagattctggcagtcaGGGGTTTAGAGGCtgcttccctgaccatcttgactaataacTATTGATGGACCAATCatccatgaaattatctaattttttttgacCCGTTATATTTTTGGATTTCACAACATTCCTTGTTAATGAGTTCctcaggctgactgtgcattgtgtgaaaaagtactttcttttgttttttttaaacatgctgcctactaacttcactgggtgacccctggttcttgtgaaggagtaaataacacttccttattcactttctccactccaCTCATGATCTtaaagacctctatcatatcccaccaaATCCCACACCCCATGGTGAAAGGAGCCCCGGACTATCTGGAGCCTCCCCTGCTCCAATCTGCTCCGTGCCTCCTCTCCTGAGACCTCAAGCCACGCCATGGGAAAAGCTTGTTTCTTCCCAAAGAACCTCAGTTGTTTATATGTgccatgcaggttccagggcagctgaggaGGTGGTTGTGATGCTACCCCCATATGTTTATGATATAGTTatgatgcatcttgtacaaaacATGTCTTGTGAGGTGTCTGTGGAAAAATTATGGTTTGCAGAATATGATGATcctatttgtgtgtatgtgtcctttttgtatctgaagttatgaatattgactatgtatctgtatttcaaatatagTTACAGTGGGTGACACCCACTAGGAAAAATGCTTCCAGTCAGGACAGGTGGTTATAAAGAGCCTATTCAGGGAATCGTTTGCTGAAGCCCCAGAGAGAAAGAGTAAAGTCACAGAAACTGCTTGGGAAATGGGATATTGTCTCTTTAATTCCTCTATAGCAGTGGAAAACAGTCTGCTACCAGGGTGGGTGTGGTTGAGACCCATTCCTATGGCCTGGTGCCCATTTAATTTGGGCTTGagtagggactgggagtggctggctcactacaaaaccaattttccctctcttggtattgacacctcctcatcagttattgggattGGACcatatccaccctgactgaattggccttgtcattactggttctccacttgtaaggtaacgcCCTTCTCTttatgtgccagtatatttatgcttgtttctgtaattttcactccatgcatctgaagaaatggttttttacccacgaaagcttatgcccaaataattctgttagtctttaaggtgccactggactcctcattgttttttatgGCAGTGGACAAGCACTTTCACAGGGATGAAATACCAGCTACTAACAGGCTCTTTATTATAGtagggaaaggtataacaagaaccagtggctgtaAACTGAAGCCAGATAAATTACATTTGGAAatgaggcacacatttttaaacacaactgtgcttaaccagtggaacaaacgCCCAAGTGAGATGGTGGACTTTCCTGATCCCTCCAGACAAGTCCTGCACGCATTCCTGTAAGAGACGCTTTAGAGGAACACACGTGATGCgttagtcaaacacaagtcattgggctcaatacaggggttactgggtgaaattctccagcctgtgctatacaggagtcagactagatcggtggttctcaatcttttttgaTCAcacccccttctttgtgtctgtaagAGTTTATGCCCTCTTAATACATATACTCGTTCTTATTATACCTTTCCCTACTATAATAAAGAGCCTGTTGAATAGCCCTGTCCACAGCTGCTGCAGCGCCAATGGATCACACAGCACCCAGAGCGCTAAGGAAGGGATTTTTAACCAGAAACGGGACAGTGACAGGCCAGGTGTAATGGGAAACAGCATCCACATCCCTTCTCTTTATTGACTCTATAGGCAGGAATTCTGAGGTTAGAGAAGCCACTGATACAGCTCTTTATGGGCCAAAATCCCACTGGCCCCACAGCTCTCCACAAACACAGTCACTTTGTAAATGCTGCTGCCTTCCTTCTACCAGTGCAGTAGCCTCCCTCACCAACCCCTCTTCCATTGCTCCAGGCCTTAGATCCTGTCAAActtctctctccacagtggaGATCATTAGCCCATTCCATCTTGGATGTATGGGTCCGGGATGGAATAGGGGGCGTATGTTTTACACGGCCCATGTCAACAGTGCTGGAGTTAGCTGATGAACTCACTGTTCACTTAAGGAACACCCTGATTATCCTCgcacgaaggtgtttgcttttcacgctgTACACGATTGGGTTCATCAGGGGTGGAACCAGCACGTAGATGTAGCCTAGGAAAATCTGAAGCAAGTGAGAAGAGCTGTTCCCAAACCTGTGTATCACAGTCAAGCCGATATGTGGTAAGTAGAAGAGCACAATGGCGCACAGGTGGGAGACACAGGTGTTCAGGGCCCTGAGGCACTCCGCGTGGGATGCAACACTCAGCACAgttttgaggatcatcacatagGAGACAAAGATGAGCAATGAGTCCAACCCCACCGCTAAGAGTTTAATAGACAAGCCATAGATGATGTTGACTGTGATGTCAGAACAAGCCATCTTCATAACAtcctggtgcaggcagtaggaatgggacAGGACATTGGCTCGACAGTATCGGAACCgtttcaggagaaaggggagtgggaaTATTAGGACCACGGATCTTAGCACAACCACCAGTCCCATCTTAGCTATTCTCATTGGGGTTAAGATGGAAGCATATCTTAGTGGATTAGAGATCGCAatgaagcggtcaaaggccatcaagAAGAGAACGGAAGATTCAATGTATGAAAGAGAGTCGATGAAGAAGAGCTGGGTGAAACAGGCATTGAGGCTGATCTCCCTTGAGTTAAATAATAATATCCCCAATGTTGTAGGCATGGTGGATACTgataagccaaggtctgtgatgaccaacatggaaaggaaaatgtacatgggctcatggagggttcgatctgtttttataatgaacagaatgactgaatttcctactattgaAATAACATACATTAGGCAGAATGGGACAGAGACCCAGAGATGGAcgtcttcctgcccaggtatcccggtGAGCAGAAACACTGCAGAgttgaatttggtgtcattgacacCTGACATAATGTCCTGGGCAGATCCAAGGTGttttgaactttccttcctgaaaggaaaaaaaaacaggagactAGATGATATTTAATGAAACATCTTTCTTCTCTCAGTACAAGTCTAGAGGTTCCTAGGAGCTCAAGGAAGATTAGGAAAAACATAGTATTGGATATACACCACTGATAGGAAGACaggcactgccagactggatcagacctgcagtccatctagcccagtatccagtggccagttccagatgctgcagaggtAGGTGGAAGAAGCCCCAAACAGGCAGCTATGAGATAACTTGCTCCaagggaaaatttcttcctgacatCCACAAGTTAGACATATTTTGTGGTATAAATCAGGAAGGTTTAGAGCCCTCccaagactttttaaaaacaatcttcACTAATGTAATTGAATTTTCTAGTTACCCATATAAACATTCCgtccctctttgaatcttgctaaattcttgccCCCCCGATACCTTGTGCCTGGGATTTCCGCAGCACCTCTTCAGCACTGTGTGATTTTGCAATTGTGACCTTCCCACAGACACCCATTCTGGCCTTCCACTTCTGAGTGTGGTCCATTGTATGATGACATGAACCTAAAGAAATGGCCGGTTGAAAACGGTCTTTGCATCTGTGTGTCCTTGACTGAAGATGTTTAtaaatgtgtttaatattttatatataaaatgtatatatAAATTTCTCCACTCCTGACACTTCAAAATTATGCCACTGCCTCTTTGCAGTACATGAGATAAATTCTTATTGCCATTTTCTTAATTCAATAATATTGACTCCAAGTGAGTCACTCCAGATCTACGTGTGTAAATTCAGTCAGAACCGGGTTCTATTTATTTTCCCTTACCAGATGCTCCCAGAGATATACTCTAACCCCAAGAATACctccaagagaagctgaagtgttTCCTTGGACAAAGGTGACTGAAGCCAGAGAGTCTGATCATCCTACAGCCTTCTTTTCATCCTCACAGGACCTGCATCCTCTCACCATGAGGCATTTTTAGATATCTGGAAAGTTAACAGAGAGTTAATTCAGCCAGGCCTGGAAGGGGATGGTATTACAAATGGGTGAATAGTGAAAACACTAGGTTTACACTAATATCCAGCTGAGTCTGCAAATTATCCGAGCAATGCTCCTGTAAGAGGTGACGGGTGTAAGTTACATAGAACCACTATTATACTCCCCTTTACTAAACCTCAGCTCTACTCTTTGCGGAAACATAGACCAGCGGTTCTGTTCTCTCAGGAATTTTTGGAAAGTCTTGCACGGGTACTGCAGAGGGATTGTGTTCATGACTCTAAATGTAAGTGTTAGAAACAGCTACTGATCAGTTACCAAGAGACAGTATCATACAACTAGTCACTAGAAATGATTTCATAGCATAAATCCTTTGCAAATAGTATGTGGAGAACTTCTGATATACTTTCATAAGCAAAAGCCGTTAAGCAGTAATGttaccactgctccttcctgtagaGATTCTAACaactctgctgctggctttcaATATACAACAATGTCATGAAATATTGGTTTGTAATATTAtattacaatgaaaagttttgCCATAACATTTACACATCTGTACTTTAGCACACACGTGTCAACACATTCTTTCCCCTCTGATCGTctttcagagatgatttctcaagttacagtgggacTTAAAATGTAGCGTCTCTCATCGGGATTTCTTCAGAACCTGAAAAGATCCCATTGTCTCAGCCCTCATTCAGTCGCTTGTCAGCAAAGAAAAGTCTAGTagctcctctgtccctgggttAATAGCTGACTGGTTCTCCTCAGGTTCTGTTCTGTCAGTCTGTAGCCTGTATCCAGAGTGGTAACAGGCATTGGGGTCAGGGTAGAAAATAGCCATTCCCTGAGTTCTCACTTTCTAGTACATAGTAACCTCAGCACTTATTATTCAGGCATGATGAGGGTTTGCAGTTAGTGCCTTTCAAGGTCAAATGCATGAGTATTCATGGAACTGGAACTTCATTTCACACAGGAAAGTCGTCTATTatgctctcttgctctctctctctttgactgTCTCTGCCCTGTATTCATAAAATCCGTAGGACCCAGAAACGGCATTGTGACAGACATGGAGCTGAGCTGCCATAATGAATGTGTCTGTTAAACCCAGTTCTTGGGATGCTTGCTGTAGAGCTACATTGGGTTAACTATTGGGATGTTTATGTTATGGCTGTATTGGGTGAAACCTGCACGGCTCATCTTAGTTTAGTAGCAGGatcctgggaaacaagcaggaagggaagcaacaCCTCAAGACAAGCCATCGCTCAGTCAACACTTCAGGGAGGTCAAGAGACAACACTGGAGCTACAAGCTGGGAAGAGCCTATTTCCGGGCTCCAGCCACATTACACAGCTTGTTTTGCCAGTGTTGGTAGCCCGTGCAGAGGtggggcagctgctgctgagaaGCTCTTCAgactgacacacacagacaccactAGGGATGTCTGAAGGCCCCTGGCCTGCCTGGGTCCCCACCAGAGtgggagggtttgggggtcaGAGACGTGTACAGATTCTTCTTTGAAAACCCTCTTATTCTCCCATGTTACACATTATTTCTACTGTTCAGATTAAGAGTATTTTGGTTCAAGAAGGCTGGCTGGTCTCTCATCTCACCACTAGTCACAgactcccaaagggaagaaccaCAGGTGCCAAACCCACTGTGAACTCCTGGGCAAGCACAATAGACTCACACTGTGTGGTAGTCCAGGGCCCAGTCTGAGGGTGGGAGTATTGCAGGATTCCACCCCATGAGAGGGCAGGGTCTGAGTCCTGACACTTGGAGACCAGAGCACACGGCACCTCTGTGGTCTGTGATAACAAGTCTGATAGGGCATATGCTAATTTTCTGACTGGCTTAGGGGTCTAGAATCTCCTCAGAGCTACAGGGCACCTCTAGAAATGCGACCCCTGGAGAAATCCTGACTTGGGGCATCGGGGATTTAACAGTCCGAGCTCGCTTTAAAAACCAGATATCTGTGTAGCTTGAATAACCCACTGTGGAGCATGGGCAGATGTATGGGAGGGGTTCACAAGCTACCTAgcactgcctgcccccagccccattaCTGAGTCATCCCGACAGCCGACCTGAGTCCTCTGCCTCTGCACAGAACATCTGAAAATGGAAACAGCCTGTACCCTTTCCACTTCACTGCGCATTTTAATGATAGTGAAACCTGCCaacgtacccaattcctgctagaaGGGAAGCCACTGACACCAGAGATCTTCACCCTAAAGGACAATCAGTCATCAGAGAGGTAGCACAGGCGGCAGGCAGTATCCGTTCAGACAGGGAGGCAATTGACTTTATGAAGCATGtttgcacattcccttgggggccacttggccatcagggaacctcagctgcttggcttagTTGGCACCAGCTCTAACCACCATAACAGCCAATGACAAACTGgaggaggccaaatcacaggaGACGAGAGGTGATGCTACCGAATTGGACTGCAGCAGAAACCGAGGTACAGGCTCTATTCCTGGACTCGGGGCTTGTCATATCTGTTTGCATGGTTCCAATTAGTCACATGGCTACCACGATGCTGTCACAGCTGTGATtttgctaaaataaaataaaatagaataataaataatagaataATATAGGACCCATTTTCTACCTGGCAGCCCCCTTTTCTGCATCACAAACCCAGGGTGCAGGCCAGGGGTGCAGATTCCACATGGATCTGTACATGGAAATTTCCCTTGGATAGTTCCAGGATGTGGATTCTTCTCTCTGAGGAATGAAAAGGGACCCAGGATCCAAAGttatgcacagatctcagtgatTCACTGGTACCTAGGCCCACCCACCATCTCTGTAACTCCACAACTGCTCTAagaccctctccagctccctgctagcacaggttCATCAGAGATGTGCTACCAGGGCCTGTCACAGAAGCCACTGCCCATGGGATCTGCTGAAGGGGCCTTGTACAGGGTGGGaggtgtagcctgatttggggtgggttagtagggacagtggaatttatccacttaatttagttttatttaataattaattttctaattaattagtaatattaataataattaaaaaatattaataatatgggtatggctcgccaatatgtgtgatcagaagataaagttcgtcttgaatcaggcttcacagaatttatacaaggagattggggtatctGACAGGAAATTCCACTGAGACAAAATTAgtcaatcaagaccttttatttaaaatcaatgaaacaagaagtaaatgcaaaatgttaaaagcagtttgagattacaaagttacaaaatatcacagttctttaagagatataaaTCTATGATAATACACAGTTCTAAATTCACTCTGTGCAGTAGCACTAGAGTGTTCACACCTCTGATAGATAGAGGAAGTGATGAAAAATGGTTATGAACTTTAACCCTATAATGCTTAGACGTAAAGCAGAAATTAAAGTCCTTTTTAtacttacagctttgaaaagaaataaccCCACGACTTATCAGTAgtttgacagctttcgtaggtgtAGGCAGGTTGAGGCGATGGAAGATAGAAAGATGTATCGCCTGCCTATACATCTGGTCCTTTGAACattctttcccccatggaaatgtTAGGGTACCTATCCCTCATAGGCCAACTAGATATGCGTATGAGTGACAGATATGTACGCAGTCTGTGGTGTACGTGTgagatttgtgggcagaaatccCCCACTTTTCAccctatctaggtgaaaggttagcagacattCAAAAGTTCCTCAGACATTTACGTGGGTCTGtattctattattacttttctgagtaagggtcttaaaggttgctttcagcgtcacgCAGGAAATTGGCCAGGGTGTCTGGCCTGGATGTCtataggtatcttgcattacagcttattataaaaattctattaatctatgcagcctacacacttttatcaaaaagacattttatacagaccaacagattaatcctcagggctacagaggagctgcacagagatgggagggCTGGTTAGAGAAGCTGATGGGCACAATACCCCAACCACAGACTGTTCGGGAAATTTTGACCTTTCCAGACCCAGAGTGCAGCCAGAGACTCTGTCAGTGCCACCTTCATTTATGTTATGAAGAAGTGAGAGATGAAAAACCTCCTGTTTCTCTTGGGGatccaggcagctgcagctgggcagcatcATGTCAGCTGAGCTTTCAGAGAAAAATGATCCATTTTCTGTGAAAACTCACCCCAAAAAATGgatgaaaaggaaacattttagtTTGCTCAACATTTTTCATGGAGGGAAAATCTCTCTGttttccagcccagctctgggTCAAACCATGAGCCTCTGTCCCTCGTGCTACTGGACCACACCCCTAGTTGGCAGCACTAGCCTGCAATCAGCCTTCCACAGTGAGCAGCACCTGGACATCTGCTGGGGTGGATACGCCAGTTCTATAACAGAGGGAGTCCCTGGAAATGGCCTGTCAGCAGCAGCCCATCCATCAGTGGAACAATTAAAGTATATAATAACGGCCTTGTTGTGTTGGACAAATGGTTTGTCCTGCCCAGTGCAGATACTTctgagggaatgaagagaacatggaattatcaagggatccatcccctcCGTCTCCTCCATTTTGGCTAATTGATagacctttcctccatgaacttatgttATTCTTTTTTGGACCAGTTATatgtttggccttcacaacatcccttggcaatgagtccacaggctgactgtgcattgtatgataaagtactttcttttgtgtgttttaaaccttctgcctattaacttaattgggtgacccctgattATTGTGTAGgtgaaaataacacttccttattcattttctccacaccgcTCATGATTTTacacacctctatcatatccccactttgtcatcccttttccaagatgaacagtcccagtctttttaatctcttcatcTGGAAGTTGCTCCGTGTCCGTAaacatttttgttaccctttctctgtactttttccaattcacatatagtatatatattttttgaaatgGGGGAATCAAAACagcacacagtattctagatgtgagtgtgccatggatttaactatccctttcctaatggttcccaacatgaATGGTGGGTGGAGCCCCCCTTTGGGGAGGGAGGTCCCCTTGGCCCCACACCTTCTGCCAGaagctctcccccaccacagctggAGCACTGAACCTCCCCATCCTGGAGAACCCAGAGCCTCCCCACCACCCATGGCTGTAGTCCTGATTTCCCCTCCTACACTTCGTGGATGGAGGAGCCTTGGGCTGGAAAGAGCCTCCCCAGCCTTGCCGCGCCTCTGCTTCTGAGACCCCAATCTGCCCCACGGGGAAAGTATGTCTCTTTCTGAAGAACCTGAACATTTTAAATGTGCCATGCATATTCCAAGACAGCTGAGGAGGCAGTTATGACACTGCCCCCagtattcagcatagtggtatcattatgatatgattatgatatcATTATaatgcatcttgtacaaaatgtgtcTTGTGAGGTGCCTATAGAAATGTTATGATTGGCAAAATATGATAACACTATATTTATGCACATATTATTTTTGTATCAGAAGtcatgaatattgactatgtacctgtatttcaaatgtagctACGCCTGGGCAAAATGCTTCCTGTCAAGACAGCTGGTTGTGAGGGGCCTATTCAGAGTAATGGGACATTAAGGGAAACAATAGGCCTGAGGAGCAGCTTATCCCCCTACCCGGTCACCCTTCCTGAGATCGCTCCAGGCAGCCTATggataatggctgctatgactcagcagcgcatgcaaggacatgtgaccaaaccacatgacactaaactccattttggtatgTGTATTTTTCCAATATATAACGTAGAGTGTGagatcatctcttggcctcactccccagacaagagaactcctggaaacacctgaggaacaaagactgaatggagggaagtgctggtcccagcctaaagggatttctagcctgcgtatggaaacttggtggacagCTTGTTTCATCAGTCCGGGTGAGAAATTGGTAATTCACATCCAGcctatctagtatgttaggcttagtttgtgtttttttgtttatttgctaggtaatctactttgatctgtttgctatcacttataatttcttaaaatccatctttttgtagatttttttatGCTTAATCTTTACCACCATGTTTTGGGTACAGTGTCTGGGAAAATCTCAAGTCTATGTACAAAGGCTGTCGCATATCTTCCCCGCAGCAGGGGGAAAGTGACCTCTATtaatgagcttacgctgtacagacACCAGTGCAGAGCAAGACGATACAATTCTGGGT includes the following:
- the LOC120395398 gene encoding olfactory receptor 51G2-like, whose translation is MSGVNDTKFNSAVFLLTGIPGQEDVHLWVSVPFCLMYVISIVGNSVILFIIKTDRTLHEPMYIFLSMLVITDLGLSVSTMPTTLGILLFNSREISLNACFTQLFFIDSLSYIESSVLFLMAFDRFIAISNPLRYASILTPMRIAKMGLVVVLRSVVLIFPLPFLLKRFRYCRANVLSHSYCLHQDVMKMACSDITVNIIYGLSIKLLAVGLDSLLIFVSYVMILKTVLSVASHAECLRALNTCVSHLCAIVLFYLPHIGLTVIHRFGNSSSHLLQIFLGYIYVLVPPLMNPIVYSVKSKHLRARIIRVFLK